A region from the Manihot esculenta cultivar AM560-2 chromosome 13, M.esculenta_v8, whole genome shotgun sequence genome encodes:
- the LOC110607955 gene encoding receptor-like protein 7, whose translation MECDEKTNHVVSLDLSESCIYGSINSNITLFRLVHLQTLNLGSNDFIHSQIPSEIGQLSRLTHLDLSFPGFSGFSAEIPAEISNLSILVSLDLSHNLDFISSDGLLKLRQTSFRGLVQNMTNLKELDLECVDISSTVLANLSSLESLHLCGCELHGEFPASIFSLLNLKIINLCENINLTCFLPDFHPRSHLERLRLFSTSFYGKVPPSIGNLTNLVWLDLSDTLHNSTSSLSWIGRLTQLTYLGLAAWRDDCKLRMISISYNQLQGQVPKSLANCSSLQLVDFGNNQITDTFPSWLGNLVELRILILRSNHFYGVIHQKPKTKGFPSLRIIDLSGNGFIRKLPSLYLDMWEAMKSIQANHMTYMGENIRPNFTDVDTYYREYDYSMTMFNKGVKLEYDKIQDIFLAIDPSNNRFQGKIP comes from the exons ATGGAGTGCGATGAGAAAACTAATCATGTCGTTAGCCTTGACCTAAGTGAGAGTTGTATTTATGGGTCGATCAACTCCAACATCACTCTCTTTCGCCTTGTCCATCTTCAAACACTTAATCTTGGAAGCAACGACTTCATCCACTCTCAAATCCCATCCGAAATAGGCCAACTCTCGAGGTTAACTCATCTCGACCTTTCTTTTCCTGGCTTTTCTGGCTTTTCTGCCGAAATCCCAGCTGAAATCTCTAATCTTTCAATCTTGGTTTCCCTTGATCTATCTCATAATCTTGATTTCATTAGTTCTGATGGATTATTGAAGCTCCGTCAGACTAGCTTCAGAGGTCTAGTTCAAAACATGACCAATTTGAAGGAACTTGATCTAGAATGCGTGGACATTTCTTCAACGGTTCTCGCAAATCTTTCATCTTTGGAGTCTCTCCATCTTTGTGGTTGTGAATTGCATGGTGAATTTCCGGCGAGCATTTTCTCGCTTCTGAACTTAAAGATAATCAACTTATGTGAAAATATAAATCTAACATGTTTTTTGCCTGACTTCCACCCGAGAAGTCACCTTGAAAGATTGAGGCTCTTCTCAACAAGTTTTTATGGAAAAGTACCTCCTTCTATTGGAAACCTTACTAATCTTGTTTGGCTTGACCTCTCAGATACTCTACATAACTCAACTTCTTCACTCTCTTGGATTGGAAGACTCACCCAGCTCACTTATCTGGGGCTTGCTG CCTGGAGAGATGATTGTAAATTGAGAATGATTAGCATCAGTTACAATCAATTACAAGGACAAGTTCCAAAATCATTAGCCAATTGTTCATCGTTACAGTTGGTTGATTTTGGTAACAACCAAATAACTGATACTTTTCCTTCTTGGTTGGGAAATCTTGTAGAGTTGAGAATTCTGATTTTGAGATCTAACCATTTTTATGGTGTGATACATCAGAAACCAAAAACCAAAGGCTTCCCAAGTCTTCGAATCATCGACTTATCCGGCAATGGTTTCATCAGAAAGCTGCCATCGCTGTACTTAGACATGTGGGAAGCCATGAAATCCATCCAAGCAAACCACATGACATACATGGGGGAAAATATAAGGCCCAATTTCACAGACGTTGATACTTACTATAGGGAATATGATTACTCAATGACTATGTTCAACAAAGGAGTGAAACTGGAATACGACAAGATTCAAGATATTTTCCTTGCCATTGATCCCTCCAACAACAGATTTCAAGGAAAAATCCCATAA
- the LOC122721474 gene encoding receptor-like protein 9DC3: MISISYNQLQGQVPKSLANCSSLQLVDFGNNQITDTFPSWLGNLAELRILILRSNNFYGVIDQKPKTKGFPSLRIIHLSGNGFIGKQPSVYLDMWETMKTIQANHMTYMGENIRPNFTNVDTYYGEYDYTMTMFNKGVKLEYDKIQDIFLAVDFSNNRFEGQIPEIIGNLKGLNLLNLSNNLLKGHIPPSLASLSSLEGLDLSKNKLSGKIPPELAQLTFLAFFNVSYNELEGPIPQGKQFDTF; the protein is encoded by the coding sequence ATGATTAGCATCAGTTACAATCAACTACAAGGACAAGTTCCAAAATCATTAGCCAATTGTTCATCGTTACAGTTGGTTGATTTTGGTAACAACCAAATAACTGATACTTTTCCTTCTTGGTTGGGAAATCTTGCAGAATTGAGAATTCTGATTTTGAGATCTAACAATTTTTATGGTGTCATAGATCAAAAACCCAAAACCAAAGGCTTCCCAAGTCTTCGAATCATCCACTTATCCGGCAATGGTTTCATCGGAAAGCAGCCATCGGTGTACTTAGACATGTGGGAAACCATGAAAACCATCCAAGCAAACCACATGACATACATGGGGGAAAATATAAGGCCCAATTTCACAAACGTTGATACTTACTATGGGGAATATGATTACACAATGACTATGTTCAACAAAGGAGTGAAACTGGAATACGACAAGATTCAAGATATTTTCCTTGCCGTTGATTTCTCCAACAACAGATTTGAAGGACAAATCCCAGAAATCATTGGAAACCTTAAAGGGCTTAATCTCCTCAACCTTTCAAACAACCTTCTCAAGGGTCACATACCACCATCTTTAGCAAGTTTGAGCTCATTAGAGGGATTAGATCTTTCAAAGAACAAGCTTTCAGGAAAGATACCTCCAGAGCTCGCTCAGCTCACTTTCCTTGCTTTCTTTAATGTCTCCTACAACGAGCTTGAAGGGCCAATACCACAAGGGAAACAATTTGATACATTTTAG